Genomic window (Bombyx mori chromosome 9, ASM3026992v2):
TGTTTAAAAACTAatgagttttaattaataaaggttttttattaCGTATATATATTGTACAAGTGGTCctctggtagtcgaaattcgactctaattaattaaaattataagtttgtaacactattatgattctattgtcaaagattaataaacttctataatcatagatttcgccaagagtatgtacactttagacaaatattaataaagacaaaccatatttaatctattcttaatttgactataagcaataagaaaagtttgataatagtatgcatgcgtgtgtcaaatacatggtagtctgtataatgtttttttatcgatttaatgtattgtttatgcataacgaaaaaataaaattacattctgcactccttctctatattctctataagtgtgggaaatttcatactactctgtccgcgcaattttcgtaaaaaggggtacaaggtttttgcttcacgtattaatgtatagatatatATTCGACGTCatccaaagcacgtcattatggatcctcccgatccattggcggtgcttttaggcaccacaagcaccggtcaccgtcctcgtcgaacccgtcgcttgcgacgaagggctcgacgagcgaattaacccatagacacagcccactgagtttctcgccggatcttctcagtgggccgcgttttcgatccggtggtacagcccacctggtgttaggtggttactggagcccatagacatctacaccgtaaatgcgccacccaccttgagataagttctaaagtctcaagtatagttacaacggctgccccaccctttaaaccgaaacgcattactgcttcacggcaaaaataggcagggtggtggtacctacccgcgccgactcacaagaggtcctaccaccagtaatgaaagctgaaatagcctctcaaggctatcagcataagacaccaaaaaaaaaaagatatatattgTATGTGGCAGGTCTGGCGTGGGTGGCGAGCGCGAGCGGCGCGTCGGGCGGCATCTGCGAGAAGTACAAGACGTACACGGAGACGATCGGCGGCATGTACCAGAGCACCAAGCGCTCGCTCAACACGGGCATCATCACGTTCGTCAACTACAACAGCAGAGTGCCGCCCAAGGTCAGTCAGCTCACGCTGGCGCACGAGATCGGGCACAACTTCGGCTCGCCGGTATGTATGCGCACCTCATTCACATCCAGCTTTCCTATGACCAAACAAACTCTCTCTGTGCGACGTATTCCttagttctgagggtcgtgacctttactgagcacttttgttaggactatgttcctccattcactcctgtcctccgcgctgtggatagcgacattgatgacATGACCAAACACTTCACCTcatatttccgttagtaaaacGTATATTGATCTCATAATTTTAAAGTAGTTTAATTAAGACCTCTCTACTTGTACAGTTTCATCAAAATAGCTTAATTGGTTTGGGCTGGACAATGTAAAGAGGCGTTTTTGAAACAAGAAACTTAACTCTGATTTTCGGCACGGTTATAGACACTACTGGaaccaggttttttttattgcatgtttgtgtggaggagctcacagcccacctggtgttaagtggttaccggagctctaCAATGgcatcatccaccttgagatatgagttctaagatctcaatatagttacaacggctgctccgcccttcaaaccgaaacgcattagtgcttcacggcagaaataggcagggtggtgttgcggactcacaagaggtcttaccaccgcTTTTACATGGTGTAGTAATCTTCACGAGTTCGTCCGCGCTAATTGTCTTTAGCTTGGACCACGTCTTACCCTGCCGGTGTTTGTTGTCAGCACGACTACCCCTCGGAGTGCCGGCCGGGGGGCCAGCAGGGCAACTATATAATGTTCGCGTCGGCGACGTCCGGCGACCGGCCCAACAACAGCCGGTTCTCGTCGTGCAGCACCGGCAACATCAGCGCCGTGCTGGACGCCGTCAGGGACGGGCGCAAGCGGAACTGCCTCACCGCCAGCGCCGGCGCCTTCTGCGGGAACAAGATCGTGGAGCACGGCGAGGAGTGCGACTGCGGTGAGACACGTAGACTAAATTGAATTGTATTACCGTTTCGAAGTCACGTATAGGGACTTATTTTtctactagcgatccgccctcgtttcgcttcggaaactgtaatttattattgatttctccactatttaatggatgttattatacatataaacctttctcttcatcactctatctattaaaaaaaaccacatcaaaatgattgcgtagttttaaagatttaagcatacatagggatatagggaaagagaaagcgactttgttttatactatgcagTGATTATCATATACATAGATGGGTCAACGATGGGCGTCTGGTGTTGTGATTTttcggagcccgtagacataacGACTTAAATGACGTCAACTTGAGATCGAATTTTCGATTGTGTATGCACATATTCGAACTGGTCccagggcagaaataggtataCCTACCAGTCGAGACTACTATATAAGTATAGCACTTGAACAATttgaattttcatataaaatacaaatgccTGTTCGTTCTCGTGTTGGATGTATAGTAAAATGTTCGCTTACGACACCCCCCAACCCCCCACCGCCCCTCAGGCTACGACGACATCGAGTGCACGGACCGGTGCTGCTACCCGCGCCAGGTCGGCGCCTACGACCGCGAGAGGAACGTCACCGCCAAGGGCTGCACCAGACGCGCCGACACAGAGTGCAGGTACCCACACCGGGCGGGAGGGAACCGACCTTTGTTTCGACACGGACGTAAAGCTTACAGACCTATCTTTATTGCAGTAGTCCGAGGTCCAcacttttttctacctaatctggtagctttttttaatggattttatgactgtgtaactaagacctttaggccatgtcttatttatataaaaaattataatatggagtgaaaagaaatgaagatgattaatttgagacgttaatcaactgtgatgaaattaaatgaagtgagatgagatgatattatgggatgaaatataatctcagtaataCGGTGGTCAATttatgagatttttttcagtggactttttggaggatcccaagataaaaaaaattattgcttagatgggtggacgagctcacagcccacctgctgttaagtggttactggagcccaaagacatctacaacgtaaatgcgccacccaccttgagatataagttctaaggtctcagtatagttacaacggctgccccacctttcaaaccgaaacgcattactgcttcacggcagaaataggcggggcggtggtgcctacccatgcggactcacaagaggtcctaccaccagtacaaagttacgtctagcggctttgtttcctcgcgttcccgccaaaaagtctaagATGGTagtaaccttgagaggctatgtcagcgtaacctaacgaCTAGGTGAGCGTTCGGGGCTCAGACTtgggggcgttgctaacactaaccctagcaaaagcagtgctacgcagaatctaccaccggatcgaaaacgcaaccccctgagaagatccggcgagaaactcagtgggctgtgtctgtgggttagagCGGTGACCaggcttgaggtacctaaaagctccgttattggatcgggagaatccgaaatgacgtgtttagtgACGAATCCAGAGACGCTATCGCTTGAGCTTCGTGTAATTCGTTTTAAAACTTCGTCCACAGTCCGTCCCAGGGTCCGTGCTGCAACGCGCAGACGTGCCGGTTCGTGGTGGCGGCGCGCAACCAGACGTGTCGCGAGGCGGCCGAGTGCAGCCACGCGGCCGTCTGCTCCGGGGACTCCGCCGACTGCCCCGAGCCCAGTGCCATGCCCAATCACACCAAATGTAACAACGGTTAGTACGCAACAAAGCGATGTAACAATCAAGAGctcaaacaattaaaatttatctgcCGCCTCTATAACATTGGTAACTCtataatgtaatttaaagtAGTCATTATGTGTATAAAACTGATACCTCAAACATTTACAAAGTAAAGATAAGATTTTAAAAGAAATGATACCGTTTTTATTCTTACCGTTGTTTTGCTAATTTAAGTACATATAATCATATTTGAATTAGCTATAAAGAAGTCACACTGAAATTATGATGAGTGACCGTTTTTCGTATTTTTGTAGTTGTTTCCTTTCAATTTTGTCGTCATTATAAAACTGTGCTCCGAAAATTGCAAAAAGTATGAATATGTCGCATTTAATATTGCACGTATGACCCCGTGCAGGCACGCAACTGTGCAAGGACGGCGAGTGCAGCGAGTCGATATGTCGCGCGTGGAACATGTCGGTGTGCTACCTGTCGGCCAGCGCGGCCCGCGGCGCCGGCGTCACGGCGCAGCCCAACCGCCGCGCGCTGTGCCAGCTCGCGTGCCAGCAGGGCTCCGACCCCGACTCGTGCCGCAGCACCGCGGACTTCGCCAGCGAGGTCGGCCTGCCCACCGGCGGGATCAGCCTCCTGCCCGGCTCGCCCTGCGACAACTTCCAGGTAAAGAACATACAACAtcatactgttacgccggtaagagtaacgctatcTACCGCCGAATAgtcaaacgaatatcaaaggatctagtagcacctagaacgctcgagaagtgcaacgccatctatcgtcagataacggaaacacaatactagagatgtgtggaatattttcgataattctagggatgaggtatcgactataaaagcgttgcagggatggcactcAGTccgtcagtaatcggaactactcgaagcgaaacaacgaacggatcacctgaagcgaagcggaagaaacgaattgagagttttaaaatgTGTGTTGGGTgtttaaagtgttctaagtgttgaatacagtcttatgttgtactttggtggaacatttttatttatcccgaatcccAGCACGTAACAATGCTAAAAATAATTCTTTATAATAACAAAGAGAACGACCATGCAGCTGTTTGAATCCAAGACCACTGCGACGCTGGTCATCTCACTCACTGTGAGACGTCGACACCAAGTCTCatactaatttaatattaaatgtcaCCGTAACCAATAACTACTGCGGTATTCATTCAATCGTATCGACTCGTCACGACACCATCATAAAATATGTATCCAGGGATACTGCGACGTGTTCCTGAAGTGCCGCGCCGTGGACGCTGAGGGTCCGCTGGTGCGGCTTAAGAACCTCCTGCTGAACCGCGCCACGCTGCAGTCGGTGCAGGCCTGGGTCACGGAGATGTGGTGGGCGGTGCTGCTGGCCGGCGTGGCGCTCGTCGTGTGCATGGGAGCATTCGTCAAGTGCTGTGCCGTGCATACGCCCTCATCGAATCCGAAACGGCCGCCAGCCAGGTGAGGTTTCAGTCCGGATCGTGTATCGGGGCGTGGTGCTGCCTACGTCACGTTGCCATTTAAGACGCAATGTGAATACGTCCTCAGAGCTTGCTAAATTAGTAAGCCTATTTCATGTTTTAACATTTCCAACTGTTTGTCATGATTATCCGTAATGTATGGTGCATCTTtacgatttattaaaaaacaataatgactTAAACAATAGTTTTTGCACACCCTGTACAGGTTAATCTATACAATAAGGTATATTGTTCCACACGTCGAACATTATTGTTCTACTATAGGCCGATAAGTGCTATGGGTCCAAGAACATTTGAGAGTGAATGTATGTTGTTCCCACAGACGGCTGTCGGAGACGCTGCGTGGCCCCATGAACACGCTACGGCGCATGCGCGGACCACGCGGGACTCCCGCTCGGCACCCGCAACGCCGCGCCCGCACGCACAAGGGCTACGCGCCGCCACACACGTACGCGCATCGAGACCTGCGTGCGTACACACTCTTGTTGTGACACATAAGCTCTCctatatagatattaatacgtaaagcaaaaacttacccctttttacgaaaattgcgcggactaaggagtataaaatttcccacacttatagagaatatagaggagtgcaaaatgcaatttttttattattatgcataaaatacattaagttaataaaaaacattacacacactaccatgtatttgacacacacgcatgcatactattagtttattgtcaaacttttcttattgcttatagtctgtggtcaaataatcaaatcaaaatcaatcaatatcaaaaataaattaaatattgtttatctttaataatatttgtctaaagtgtagtcttggcgaaatctgtgatttcagaagtataataaatagtctttgacaataggatcataatagtatacaaacttataatttcaactagccgtactcgcccgctacgctgggcatttaaaattaacattattatttattgtcattattattagcgagcccaacactcatataaatattagcctatccattatgtacatgtattttctacatggataccaagtttcaagttaatcggatgcatggttaagtagttataacgaaacatccgtaaaaaccactgtagatttatatattagtatagattaattatagtcgaatttcgactaccataTTAATATGATTGTTATTGTCACGTACAGCGACGGCGCCGGCTGGACCCAGCGGGCGGCGGGGCGAGCCGTACGCCAACGCGTACCCCGCGGCGTACGAGATGCGGCCCGTGCACAAGGTCTGACAGTACGAGTACTGCGGGCCCGAGCTGCTGGTGCTCGGCTACGTGTACCGCACCTGAGCCGACACCGCATCCGATGCAGCGGGCCTCCTCACGAGCAAAACCGTCTTTGTAAAGCAATATTTTAGTTCTCTTCGATGTTCCGTAACTACGGGTAGGGCGACCGCCTATATCGGCGAACAACCTTGCGGTTCGAAAAGCTGAATGAGACTGACCTCGTGTCTCAATGTTGTGATGACCCGTACGTACGCATTATGCAATAGCAGTCGGTCAATGTACGATatgtttaatgttaattttttactggtggtaggacctcttgagagtccacgcgggtaggtaccaccaccctgcttatttctgccgtgaagcagtaatgcgtttcggtttgaagggtggggcagccgttgtaactatacttgagacctttcgaacttatatctcaaggtgggtggcgcatttacgttgtagacgtctatgggctccagtaaccacttaacaccatttgggctgtgagctcgtccacacatctaagcaataaaaaaaaaacgttctcgAATTTTCCTCGAATAGCATTACAGATGACGGTTCTTCGATTCGAGTTCGATTACGTTCCGGCGACAAACGTTTCTTTCTTAATCTATATAAA
Coding sequences:
- the LOC101745975 gene encoding disintegrin and metalloproteinase domain-containing protein 10; the encoded protein is MFSEIGYITFLLLALPYIESASRVRLNEYIEHFETLDYDPDDLHHQHLRARRSTDSQRELRLDFKAHDRKFKLRLRRDLSAFSDDFKVEGSQGQTHEVDSSHIYSGKLAGDPDSTVFGSVTEGVFEGKIIAKDGSYYVEHARRYFPPNNTKTRGHSVIYKDSDVIDPFANKRHGHVGGCGITDEVVQWMERIQNSGVDDESPTSPASSQSTPTVATPPHTHTSGSPSPHPNSLRDDMPRHWDSHFHNKYSRSANTGEHARSRRAAPYDNRNTCSLFIQTDPLIWKHIREGFPDHNVPSKKNEVDTKTREEILSLISHHVTAVNYIYGRAKFDGRFDHRDIKFEVQRIKIDDNSLCNNRYPNEMNQFCLTNVDVSNFLNLHSLGNHEDFCLAYVFTYRDFTGGTLGLAWVASASGASGGICEKYKTYTETIGGMYQSTKRSLNTGIITFVNYNSRVPPKVSQLTLAHEIGHNFGSPHDYPSECRPGGQQGNYIMFASATSGDRPNNSRFSSCSTGNISAVLDAVRDGRKRNCLTASAGAFCGNKIVEHGEECDCGYDDIECTDRCCYPRQVGAYDRERNVTAKGCTRRADTECSPSQGPCCNAQTCRFVVAARNQTCREAAECSHAAVCSGDSADCPEPSAMPNHTKCNNGTQLCKDGECSESICRAWNMSVCYLSASAARGAGVTAQPNRRALCQLACQQGSDPDSCRSTADFASEVGLPTGGISLLPGSPCDNFQGYCDVFLKCRAVDAEGPLVRLKNLLLNRATLQSVQAWVTEMWWAVLLAGVALVVCMGAFVKCCAVHTPSSNPKRPPARRLSETLRGPMNTLRRMRGPRGTPARHPQRRARTHKGYAPPHTYAHRDLPTAPAGPSGRRGEPYANAYPAAYEMRPVHKV